One window of Dysidea avara chromosome 11, odDysAvar1.4, whole genome shotgun sequence genomic DNA carries:
- the LOC136238104 gene encoding valacyclovir hydrolase-like — protein sequence MMAQKLLGAFTVSLLGSKCTSNFVFRAATVFTSSRSMSSGKKMVNGVELFYDSRGNGDHALVCIAGAMGTTKSDFAPQLDYFGSREGLRVVGFDPRGYGNSRPPKRHFSGTSSFESDARDAKGLMDALNVKKFSVLGWSDGGISGMILAALFPNSIRSLVIWGANSYVSKEDVECYEAIRDLSKWSQKMREPLEQEYGKEGLHELWNGWCDMIKDVQQSDGNICNHMLSNITCPTLILHGMKDPMVPNFHPDHLLENIKGSVRHNFPDGKHNIHLRYSEEFNKIVEDFVRKH from the coding sequence ATGATGGCTCAAAAGCTGTTGGGAGCGTTTACTGTATCTTTGTTGGGATCCAAGTGTACCTCAAACTTTGTGTTTAGGGCTGCCACGGTTTTTACCAGCTCCAGAAGTATGTCGTCTGGTAAGAAGATGGTGAATGGGGTGGAGTTGTTCTACGATAGTAGAGGAAATGGTGACCACGCTCTGGTGTGTATCGCTGGTGCTATGGGCACCACTAAGTCAGATTTTGCTCCGCAGCTAGACTACTTTGGTTCACGTGAAGGACTAAGGGTTGTGGGATTTGATCCAAGGGGATATGGCAACTCCAGGCCACCAAAACGACACTTTTCTGGCACAAGCTCTTTTGAAAGCGATGCAAGGGATGCCAAAGGCCTTATGGATGCCTTGAACGTTAAGAAATTCTCAGTACTTGGCTGGAGTGATGGAGGAATTTCAGGGATGATACTTGCAGCTCTCTTTCCGAACTCCATCAGAAGCCTGGTAATATGGGGAGCTAATTCATATGTGTCCAAGGAGGATGTTGAGTGTTATGAAGCTATCAGGGATCTTTCCAAATGGAGCCAGAAAATGCGAGAACCTTTAGAACAAGAGTATGGCAAAGAAGGTCTTCACGAACTTTGGAACGGATGGTGTGATATGATTAAAGATGTTCAACAGTCTGATGGGAATATCTGCAACCACATGTTGAGTAATATCACATGTCCAACTTTAATCCTGCATGGTATGAAGGACCCAATGGTACCTAACTTCCATCCAGATCACCTGTTAGAGAACATTAAGGGATCTGTCAGGCACAACTTTCCAGATGGGAAACACAACATCCACCTGCGATATTCAGAAGAATTTAACAAAATTGTGGAAGATTTTGTCAGGAAACATTAA